A genomic region of Raphanus sativus cultivar WK10039 chromosome 6, ASM80110v3, whole genome shotgun sequence contains the following coding sequences:
- the LOC130494678 gene encoding protein DETOXIFICATION 19 translates to MAKTIKTTTPLLNDHGGEGDDIGRRSLSWVQKVIDVEESKAQIIYALPMIFTNLFIYCIPLTSVMFASHLGQLELAGATLANSWATVTGFAFMTGLSGALETLCGQGFGAKSYRMLGIHLQSSCIVSLVFTILISIFWFFTEPVFGLIGQDPNISRQAALYMKYQAPGLLAYGFLQSIVRFCQTQSIVTPLVIFSFVPLVINIGVSYVLVYFAGLGFIGAPIATSISLWIAFLSLGTYVICSDKFKETWTGFSLEPFSYVVINLTLSLPSAAMVCLEYWAFEILVFLAGLMSNPEITTSLVAICVNTESISYMLTYGLSAAASTRVSNELGAGNVQGAKKATSVTVKLSLVLAFGVVLALLVGHDGWAGLFSNSPVIKEEFASLRFFLAASITLDSVQGVLSGVARGCGWQHVVTIINLGTFYLIGMPISAFCGFKLKLYAKGLWIGLISGIFSQSSSLLLMTIFRKWTKLNASV, encoded by the exons ATGGCTAAAACCATCAAGACTACCACCCCGTTGTTGAATGATCACGGGGGTGAAGGAGACGATATAGGAAGGAGAAGCTTATCTTGGGTTCAAAAAGTGATAGACGTGGAAGAATCAAAGGCTCAAATTATATACGCTCTTCCAATGATATTCACAAATCTTTTCATCTATTGCATCCCTTTAACATCTGTGATGTTTGCTTCTCACCTCGGCCAACTCGAGTTAGCTGGTGCAACCCTCGCCAATTCTTGGGCCACTGTCACCGGTTTTGCCTTCATG aCAGGGTTAAGTGGAGCACTTGAGACATTATGTGGTCAAGGCTTTGGTGCAAAAAGCTACAGAATGTTGGGGATTCATCTACAATCATCATGCATCGTCTCATTAGTCTTCACCATCCTCATCTCCATCTTCTGGTTCTTCACAGAACCAGTTTTCGGACTTATTGGACAAGATCCCAATATCTCAAGACAAGCTGCACTCTATATGAAATACCAAGCTCCCGGTTTACTAGCTTACGGGTTCTTACAGAGCATTGTGAGGTTTTGCCAAACGCAATCTATCGTTACTCCGCTAGTCATCTTCTCGTTTGTTCCCCTGGTGATTAATATTGGTGTCTCATATGTTCTGGTCTATTTTGCTGGCCTTGGATTTATTGGTGCTCCAATAGCTACGTCTATATCATTGTGGATAGCCTTTCTTTCTCTTGGAACTTATGTGATATGTTCAGACAAGTTTAAGGAAACATGGACCGGATTTTCATTAGAACCATTCAGTTATGTAGTCATAAACTTGACATTGAGCCTCCCTTCTGCTGCTATGGTATG TTTGGAATATTGGGCTTTCGAGATACTTGTGTTCTTGGCAGGTTTGATGTCTAATCCGGAAATCACCACCTCTTTGGTAGCAATATG tGTCAACACGGAGTCAATTAGCTACATGTTAACATATGGACTTAGCGCAGCTGCAAG CACGCGTGTGTCCAATGAACTTGGAGCAGGAAATGTACAAGGCGCAAAGAAGGCGACTTCTGTAACCGTTAAACTGTCTTTAGTCCTTGCTTTCGGTGTAGTGCTTGCTTTACTTGTAGGTCATGATGGTTGGGCTGGGTTATTCAGCAATAGTCCTGTCATCAAAGAAGAGTTTGCATCATTGAGATTTTTTCTTGCTGCCTCTATAACTCTTGATTCAGTCCAAGGTGTTCTATCAG GAGTGGCTAGAGGATGCGGATGGCAGCATGTAGTCACGATTATAAACTTGGGAACATTCTACTTAATTGGAATGCCTATTTCAGCCTTCTGTGGTTTCAAGTTGAAGTTATATGCCAAG GGTTTGTGGATTGGTTTGATAAGTGGGATATTTTCCCAATCTTCATCACTCTTGCTTATGACAATTTTCCGAAAGTGGACAAAGCTAAATGCTTCGGTCTGA